ATTCACCATTTTAGCATTCGCGGAAGCGTGAAGAAAATCGAAACCTAAAACTATTACAAAAGCCAACACAAAGAAACTTCCAGTGCCAGGTCCAATAAATCCGTCATAAAAACCAATTACTACACTGATGATTATCGCAAGGAAAATTTGGGTTCTAGGACTATGTTCCTTAGCTTGATGGGCACCAAAGTCTTTTTTGATAAAAGTATAAATCGCGATTAAAGTCAACACCACTAAAAGCAAAGGCTTCATAAAATCGTTATGCACTTTGGTCAATAAAGTAGACCCTAAAAAAGCAGCGGCAAAAGCTCCAATTGCCATAATAGAAAGTAATACCCAATTCATTCCTACTTTCTTCAAGTATTGTCTAGCGGCCAAAAGTGTTCCGCTAAAGGAGGGTATTTTCAAGGAACCAATTACAGTAGCCACAGCGAGATTGGGTAACAAAATCATGGCAACTGGCGTTTGTATTAATCCACCACCGCCCACAATAGCATCTACAAATCCGGCAAGGAAAGCAGCGGTACAAAGCAAAATGATGATGTAGGTTTCCATATTGGTTTAAATGAAAAGAGGCACCATTAGCGCCTCTGTTTTTCAGTATTCTATATTTTTTTTAAAATTACATACGAACTATATTCGCTCCTAATGCACGAAGTCTTTCATCAATTCTTTCGTACCCTCGGTCAATTTGTTCAATGTTTTGAATGGTGGATGTTCCTTTAGCAGAAAGCGCTGCAATCAATAAAGAGATTCCCGCACGAATATCAGGTGAACTCATTACTGTTGCTTTTAATTGCGATTTAAAATCATGGCCCATTACTACGGCACGGTGTGGATCGCACAACATAATTTTGGCTCCCATATCAATCAATTTATCTACGAAGAACAAACGGCTTTCAAACATTTTTTGGTGAATCAAGACATCGCCATTAGCTTGTGTAGCTACTACCAAAACGATACTTAGCAAGTCGGGCGTAAATCCTGGCCATGGCGCATCAGCTATGGTTAAGATAGAACCATCGATATCGGTTTTTACCGTGTATCCTTTAGTATGAGCTGGGATATAAATATCATCTCCTTTTTTCTCTAAAGTGATGCCTAGTTTTCTGAATACATTTGGAATAACCCCTAGATTTTCCCAAGAAACATTTTTGATAGTAATTTCACTTCGAGTCATCGCTGCCAATCCAATCCAAGAACCAATTTCAATCATATCCGGTAGAATTCTGTGCTCACATCCTCCTAGTTTTTCAACACCTTCAATCGTTAGCAAGTTTGACCCCACTCCAGTAATTTTGGCACCCATCGAGTTTAGCATTTTGCACAACTGTTGCAAATACGGTTCGCATGCCGCGTTATAAACAGTGGTGATACCTTCTGCTAAAACAGCAGCCATAACAATGTTTGCCGTTCCTGTTACCGAAGCTTCATCCAATAACATGTGAGCTCCTTTTAATCTTCCTTTGGTTTCCACGCCATAAAAATGGTCTTCTCTCTCGTAACGGAATTTAGCTCCTAAGTTGATAAACCCTTCGAAGTGGGTATCCAAACGACGTCTTCCAATTTTATCACCTCCTGGTTTTGGAATATATCCTTTTCCGTAGCGCGCTAATAAAGGCCCAACAATCATGATAGATCCTCTTAAACTTCCACCTTCTTTTTTGAATGCTTCTGTTTCTAGATAGCCCACATTCACCTCATCCGCTTGAAAGGTGATAGAACCTGGTCCGTTTTTTTGGATTTTAACACCCAAATTTCCTAAAAGCGTGATTAATTTATTAACATCGATGATGTCTGGAATATTGTTGATCGTTACTTTTTCCGGAGTTAAAAGTACGGCACATAAGATTTGTAATGCTTCATTTTTGGCTCCTTGTGGTGTTACATCACCTTTTAGTTGAATGCCACCTTCAATTTTAAAAGTTCCCATTTGTATTTGTTATAGGTTGTGTGTTATACGTTGTATGTTGCGATTAGCTTAACTTAGAAACCACAAATTACAACCTACAACTATTTCTGATTATTGTTATTATTGTTTTTTATAAAAGGCTTCTTGCCCATCTTGTTGCTTTTGATTTTAGCGTTGGATGGCGGCATGTTCTTATTGGACATTTTTTTATTGGTACGCATCAAATCATTGGTATTCAATAACTCTTCAGAGCTTTGCAATAAATTTAATTTACCTCCTGACAATTCGAAAAGATGTTCAAAAATAACGACATCGGTAACGGTGTCTTTGTTCCAACTCAAATAGGATTTCTTCATATGATTGGCAATGACTTTTACCAAAGCATTTTTCATTTCGCCTTCTTCCCAACTGTTGGCTACATCAATCATGTATTTGATATTGTTACCATAAAAACGATACTTAGGATTTTTTTGAGGATAGCCTAACCGTTCCGGTTTTAAGTTGATAACATCTCTTGTTGGTATCGGATAAGGAGAATCAACATCTAATTTAAAATCAGACATGATGAAAATTTGATCCCACAACTTGTGTTGAAAATCGGGTACATCTCGCAAGTGCGGATTTAAACTTCCCATTACCTGAATGATATATTTGGCCGCTTTATTGCGTTCTTGTCTATCCTCAATAACCGTAGCCTGATCAATCAATTTTTGCAAATGACGACCATATTCTGGAATGATTAAATGCGGTCTTTCGGCATTGTATTCCAAATGGTGTACAACGTCATTCGCATTTTCTTTTATATATCTCTCAACCATTATAATGAAATTATTCCTTCAATATTTGAAACTTCTATGTATTTCTCCACCACGCTTTCAGGACTTTGCATCAAAACGTTAACGGAAAGACTAGTGTATTTTCCTGTTTTGGATTGTGTAGTATGAATTACGGCCCCTAAATTATCAAAAGCATTTTCTACTTCTTCAATTTTTTTAGCATCGGTGGGAACAATAAATTTGTATAAGTATTCGCTGGGCCACGTTGAAGTATTATTTAATTCTTCTCGTAATCTTATGTAAAATTCTTCTGTTTTCTTATCCATGAATTTCAAAATAAAAGCAAATATACAGTATTGGTTTTAGATTTTGGAAATAGCAATATACGATTTAAAAAAAATAATTTTCATTCCGAAAAATAAATGCTAATTCGCTTTACATATTCTAATTAGTTTCAATAAATTTGCCCCTTATTTCAAAAAATCTTGAAAAAAGAACTTATAGTCATAACAGGTGGTCCCGGAACAGGTAAAACCACTATCATCGATGCTCTCATCGAACAAGGCTATGCGTGCTTTCCCGAAATTTCTCGTCAAGTTACTATGGAAGCCAAAAAACAAGGTATCGAACAATTGTTTTTGGAAAAACCATTACTCTTTAGCGAATTATTATTAGAAGGCAGAAAAAAACAGCACCAACAAGCTCTTGCCGATCAAGCCGAAATTGTATTCATGGACAGAGGAATACCTGATGTTTTAGCGTATATGCATTACATTGGCGACAGTTATCCCGCTTTTTTTGATCAGGCTTGTAAAGAACATAATTACTCTAAAATATTTGTGTTACCCCCTTGGGAAGACATTTACGAAAGTGATGAAGAGCGCTATGAAAACTTTGAGCAAGCCAAACTCATCTTCGAGCATTTGTTAGAAACCTATCAAAACTATGGTTACGAACTCGTTGAAGTTCCAAGAGGAACTGTTGAAGAACGTATTCAGTTTATCTTGAACCAACTGGCATAATTACACCTTTTGTGTAATAGCAGACCATTTCTTTTTCATACTTTTATCCCAAAGCCAAAACATTTAGCATTCTTACATTGAACAAAGCCATAGAAATACTCCAAAAGTATTGGAAACACGATGCTTTTCGTGAGCCACAGGAAGCTATAATTACTTCGGTGATAGATGGCAAGGATACTTTTGCTTTGATGCCCACTGGTGGCGGAAAATCAATATGTTTTCAGGTGCCTGCTATGATGCAAGACGGAATTTGTTTGGTTATTTCTCCGCTAATAGCTTTGATGCGCGATCAAGTTCAAAACTTGCAAGGAAAAGGAATAAAAGCCATAGCCTTGACGGGTGGAATTCATCAAGATGAGATTATTGATTTGTTGGACAATTGTCAGTTTGGCAACTATAAATTCCTCTATCTTTCCCCCGAACGTTTGCAAAACGATTGGATTTTGGAACGCATTAAAAGCCTTCCTATCAACCTCATTGCCATTGATGAAGCACATTGTGTTTCGCAATGGGGACATGATTTCCGACCTGCTTATTTGAAGATTGCACAACTCAAAGAATTATTTCCCAAAGTACCTTTTTTGGCTTTGACCGCTTCGGCAACATCGCGGGTGAAAGAAGATATTATTACCCAATTAAAATTGGACAACCCACAGGTTTTCTCTAAATCATTTTACCGAGAAAACATTGCTTATATGGTTTTTGAAACCGAAGACAAATTGCATCTTTTGCAACAAATATTGCACAAGAACAGTGAACCATCCATTATTTATGTAACCAATAGAAAATCATGCTCAGAAACTGTTTTTCAGTTGGAGAATATGGGATTCAAAGCTACTTTTTATCACGGAGGTCTGTCCTCAAAAGATAAAGAGAAACAGATGCAACTTTGGATGGAAGAAAAAGTGCAAGTGATGGTTGCTACCAATGCTTTCGGAATGGGCATAGATAAAGCGAATGTCAAAACAATAATCCATTTGCATTTACCTCAAAATCTGGAAAACTATTACCAAGAAACAGGTCGTGCTGGCAGAAATGGAGAAAAGGCTTTTGCGATTTTACTTAACAATCCTTCTGATATTTTCCATGCTGAGTCACAATTTATAAGCATTTTACCTGACAAACCTTTTTTAAATTTGGTATTTTCAAAACTGTGTTCGTTTTTACAAATCGCATACGGAGAAGGCATTGATGAACAGTTTGGTTTTAATCTCAATCAGTTTTGCAGCAAATATAATTTCCCAACATTAAAGACATATAATGCATTACAGTTCTTGGACAGACAAGGAATCATTACTTTATCGCAAGAGTTTTCAGAGAAAATAAGTTTACAATTTACGATTCCGTCTAAAGAAGTCATTCGGTACATGAGTTTAAATCCGAATGACGAAGAAATTATGCTGACTATTTTGAGAACCTATCCCGGAATTTATGATATGCAAACCGCTTTCAACCCGATATTAATTGCCAAAAAGGCTAATACAAACGAAGTTGCAGTAGTAACGCTTTTACAAAAACTAAAAGAAAAGCAAATTGTTGATTTGATTGCTAGAAACAACGATGCGAAGATTACATTTAACGAAGTAAGGGAAGACGAGCGTACTATTAATAGAGTTTCAAAATATCTAGAAGCTCAAAATAAATTAAAAATTGAGCAATTGCAAGCGGTACTGCACTATAGCAAAGACGACAAGACATGTAAACAGAAATTGTTGATGCAGTATTTTGGTGAAACTATAAAGAAAGATTGTGGGGTTTGCTCCTATTGTATTTCAAAAAATAAAAAGAAAAGCAATCCAGATGATTTATCAGAAAAAATTATTGCATTGTTAAAAATTCAGGATTTCAATTCAAGGGATATTCAAAAACTAACCAAATTTCCGAAAGACGATGTTATCTTTGCCCTGCAAAACCTTTTGGAAAAGGATACCATTAGCATCAAATCAAATAATTTATACTCTTTAAAATAAAAATGGAAAAGTTACGCATTGTTTTTATGGGAACTCCTGAATTTGCTGTTGGCATTTTGGATACCATCATTAAAAATAAGTACGAGGTTGTTGGTGTCATAACCGCAGCAGATAAACCAGCGGGTCGTGGCCAAAAGATAAAATATTCAGCCGTAAAAGAATATGCTTTAGAGAACAACTTAAAATTATTGCAACCTACCAATCTCAAAGACGAAGTTTTCTTATCAGAACTCCAAAGTTTAAACGCTAATCTTCAAGTTGTGGTTGCTTTTAGAATGTTGCCCGAAGTGGTTTGGAGAATGCCAAAACTTGGGACTTTTAATTTGCATGCTTCTTTGTTACCTAACTATCGAGGGGCGGCACCAATAAACTGGGCTATAATCAATGGAGAAACTAAAACAGGGGTAACCACATTTTTTATTGATGATAAAATTGATACTGGCGCAATGATTTTGAATAAAGAAATCGCTATTACTGAAGAGGAAAATGCAGGAGTTTTGCATGATAAGTTAATGCGATTAGGAAGTGAAGCACTAGTAGAAACTTTATCTATTATAGAAAAAGGAAATGTTAAGACAACTATTCAAAAAGATACCGCAGAAATCAAAACTGCTTATAAACTAAACCGTGACAATTGTAAAATTGACTGGAGTAAGTCGGCCACTGAAATTCATAATTTAATTCGTGGACTATCACCTTATCCAACAGCTTGGTGTTTCTTTAAAGACAATGGTGAAGAATGGAATGTTAAAATATACGAAGCTAGGACTCACGTAGAAATTCACAATTATAATATAGGACAAATTATTGCTTCCAAAAAAGAGATTAAGATTGCTGTAAAAGATGGTTTTATCCAAATCTTAAATCTTCAATTTCCAGCAAAGAAAAAAATGATGACAAATGAACTATTAAACGGTATCACTTTTTCTGAAAAAGCACAAGCAGAGTAAGGCTTAAAGAGTATTTAGTCGACAAAATCATCACTAAAACGATGGTTTATCAACAAATAAACCAAGTTATCAACAAAAATTTGAAAAAAATACGAAAACGCTTGTGCAGTAAGGAATTCCTATTAAATTTGTTATCATTAACAAAATGTTTAACCAACAATTAATAACTAACATTATGA
The window above is part of the Flavobacterium sp. N1994 genome. Proteins encoded here:
- a CDS encoding sulfite exporter TauE/SafE family protein — translated: METYIIILLCTAAFLAGFVDAIVGGGGLIQTPVAMILLPNLAVATVIGSLKIPSFSGTLLAARQYLKKVGMNWVLLSIMAIGAFAAAFLGSTLLTKVHNDFMKPLLLVVLTLIAIYTFIKKDFGAHQAKEHSPRTQIFLAIIISVVIGFYDGFIGPGTGSFFVLAFVIVLGFDFLHASANAKMVNLATNFGSICLFILKGKIIWAIAIPMAICNAIGGFIGAKLAIKKGNGFIRIFFLIVVIGTLIRFGYDVFFK
- the murA gene encoding UDP-N-acetylglucosamine 1-carboxyvinyltransferase, whose amino-acid sequence is MGTFKIEGGIQLKGDVTPQGAKNEALQILCAVLLTPEKVTINNIPDIIDVNKLITLLGNLGVKIQKNGPGSITFQADEVNVGYLETEAFKKEGGSLRGSIMIVGPLLARYGKGYIPKPGGDKIGRRRLDTHFEGFINLGAKFRYEREDHFYGVETKGRLKGAHMLLDEASVTGTANIVMAAVLAEGITTVYNAACEPYLQQLCKMLNSMGAKITGVGSNLLTIEGVEKLGGCEHRILPDMIEIGSWIGLAAMTRSEITIKNVSWENLGVIPNVFRKLGITLEKKGDDIYIPAHTKGYTVKTDIDGSILTIADAPWPGFTPDLLSIVLVVATQANGDVLIHQKMFESRLFFVDKLIDMGAKIMLCDPHRAVVMGHDFKSQLKATVMSSPDIRAGISLLIAALSAKGTSTIQNIEQIDRGYERIDERLRALGANIVRM
- a CDS encoding DUF4290 domain-containing protein; protein product: MVERYIKENANDVVHHLEYNAERPHLIIPEYGRHLQKLIDQATVIEDRQERNKAAKYIIQVMGSLNPHLRDVPDFQHKLWDQIFIMSDFKLDVDSPYPIPTRDVINLKPERLGYPQKNPKYRFYGNNIKYMIDVANSWEEGEMKNALVKVIANHMKKSYLSWNKDTVTDVVIFEHLFELSGGKLNLLQSSEELLNTNDLMRTNKKMSNKNMPPSNAKIKSNKMGKKPFIKNNNNNNQK
- a CDS encoding DUF493 domain-containing protein, producing the protein MDKKTEEFYIRLREELNNTSTWPSEYLYKFIVPTDAKKIEEVENAFDNLGAVIHTTQSKTGKYTSLSVNVLMQSPESVVEKYIEVSNIEGIISL
- a CDS encoding AAA family ATPase: MKKELIVITGGPGTGKTTIIDALIEQGYACFPEISRQVTMEAKKQGIEQLFLEKPLLFSELLLEGRKKQHQQALADQAEIVFMDRGIPDVLAYMHYIGDSYPAFFDQACKEHNYSKIFVLPPWEDIYESDEERYENFEQAKLIFEHLLETYQNYGYELVEVPRGTVEERIQFILNQLA
- a CDS encoding ATP-dependent DNA helicase RecQ, translating into MNKAIEILQKYWKHDAFREPQEAIITSVIDGKDTFALMPTGGGKSICFQVPAMMQDGICLVISPLIALMRDQVQNLQGKGIKAIALTGGIHQDEIIDLLDNCQFGNYKFLYLSPERLQNDWILERIKSLPINLIAIDEAHCVSQWGHDFRPAYLKIAQLKELFPKVPFLALTASATSRVKEDIITQLKLDNPQVFSKSFYRENIAYMVFETEDKLHLLQQILHKNSEPSIIYVTNRKSCSETVFQLENMGFKATFYHGGLSSKDKEKQMQLWMEEKVQVMVATNAFGMGIDKANVKTIIHLHLPQNLENYYQETGRAGRNGEKAFAILLNNPSDIFHAESQFISILPDKPFLNLVFSKLCSFLQIAYGEGIDEQFGFNLNQFCSKYNFPTLKTYNALQFLDRQGIITLSQEFSEKISLQFTIPSKEVIRYMSLNPNDEEIMLTILRTYPGIYDMQTAFNPILIAKKANTNEVAVVTLLQKLKEKQIVDLIARNNDAKITFNEVREDERTINRVSKYLEAQNKLKIEQLQAVLHYSKDDKTCKQKLLMQYFGETIKKDCGVCSYCISKNKKKSNPDDLSEKIIALLKIQDFNSRDIQKLTKFPKDDVIFALQNLLEKDTISIKSNNLYSLK
- the fmt gene encoding methionyl-tRNA formyltransferase, giving the protein MEKLRIVFMGTPEFAVGILDTIIKNKYEVVGVITAADKPAGRGQKIKYSAVKEYALENNLKLLQPTNLKDEVFLSELQSLNANLQVVVAFRMLPEVVWRMPKLGTFNLHASLLPNYRGAAPINWAIINGETKTGVTTFFIDDKIDTGAMILNKEIAITEEENAGVLHDKLMRLGSEALVETLSIIEKGNVKTTIQKDTAEIKTAYKLNRDNCKIDWSKSATEIHNLIRGLSPYPTAWCFFKDNGEEWNVKIYEARTHVEIHNYNIGQIIASKKEIKIAVKDGFIQILNLQFPAKKKMMTNELLNGITFSEKAQAE